In one Culex quinquefasciatus strain JHB chromosome 2, VPISU_Cqui_1.0_pri_paternal, whole genome shotgun sequence genomic region, the following are encoded:
- the LOC119767991 gene encoding cathepsin B-like: MALTKVLLVLCLAVACISAFSITNQMQDALVSTIESRTRTWVAQAYVQREKFGVMSLGLRPNDSVANAVPMLKNQRSVRFLPESFDSRQKWSYCPSLNQIRDQGCCGSCYIVATAAAITDRYCIHSRGQRQFTFGATDYLACCTDCFKCDGGYSAKTWQYWVDSGLTSEGAYKSGQGCYSYPFNSYCVNDPYPTCNRQCQAGYPLTHSQDLKYGASAYRVMWNERAIMTEIYQNGPVVVQFEVFDDFYQYKSGVYRHVTGTTRGWHVVRVIGWGVENGVKYWLIANSWGARWGDKGFVKFVRGENHLEIENFVYAGLPKY; the protein is encoded by the coding sequence ATGGCTCTTACAAAGGTTCTACTAGTGCTTTGCCTTGCCGTCGCATGTATCTCTGCGTTCAGCATCACGAACCAGATGCAAGACGCGCTGGTATCCACGATCGAATCCCGCACACGCACCTGGGTCGCACAGGCGTACGTTCAACGTGAAAAGTTTGGAGTTATGAGCTTGGGTCTGCGTCCCAACGACTCCGTTGCCAATGCCGTACCAATGCTGAAGAATCAACGCTCGGTTCGCTTCCTCCCGGAGAGCTTTGACTCGCGTCAAAAGTGGTCTTACTGCCCGTCGCTGAACCAAATTCGTGACCAGGGCTGCTGCGGATCTTGTTACATCGTGGCGACCGCTGCGGCCATCACCGATCGTTACTGTATCCACTCCAGAGGTCAACGGCAGTTCACTTTCGGAGCGACGGACTATCTGGCCTGCTGTACGGATTGCTTCAAGTGTGACGGTGGTTACTCTGCTAAAACCTGGCAATACTGGGTGGACTCGGGCCTCACCAGCGAGGGAGCGTACAAATCTGGTCAAGGATGCTACTCGTACCCGTTCAACAGCTACTGTGTCAACGACCCGTACCCAACGTGCAACCGGCAGTGCCAGGCCGGATATCCGCTGACCCACAGCCAGGACCTCAAGTACGGAGCCAGCGCTTACCGTGTCATGTGGAACGAAAGAGCGATCATGACCGAGATCTACCAAAATGGACCGGTAGTCGTACAGTTTGaggtttttgacgatttctacCAGTACAAGAGCGGAGTGTACCGTCACGTTACCGGAACGACTCGAGGGTGGCACGTGGTTCGAGTCATTGGGTGGGGCGTTGAGAACGGCGTCAAGTACTGGCTGATTGCCAACTCGTGGGGAGCACGTTGGGGCGACAAGGGCTTCGTCAAGTTTGTCCGTGGAGAAAACCATCTTGAAATCGAGAACTTTGTCTACGCCGGACTACCCAAGtactaa